In Dehalogenimonas etheniformans, one genomic interval encodes:
- a CDS encoding LemA family protein, with translation MPNSNVSPFILIGAAVIAMVCLVVAFHFYRRRHLIDDTPTSKTQGVFIGLSELKGTAESETPLESYLAAARCVWYSYRVEEHYVRTSVDAKGRPTTHSGWESVEKGSKSVPVFLKDDTGVIRVLPGGAEVHGQEVFKKEVKRDDPLYYGKGPDRSISGSTHRRRFIEEAIPLHTGIYVIGQARVRTDAVAAEIAASKGSLFIVSVHPEKQHSDIFRVWYWLWLGIGLVAAMVGAGVYFSQTAVFASIVVPVVFAAFIYGLAAFIGWVWTAYNSLVNLRARVRQGFSQIDVELKRRADLIPNLVAAVEGYRAHESGLQQLAAELRNQQTLTMDTRDGELKGLAARLSIVAEKYPDLKASQSFLALQTSLSETEQRLALARDYYNSIATFYRTRLEIFPDGVLGRLLGFKPMALLEAATFERAPVEVNLAE, from the coding sequence ATGGTTTGCCTCGTTGTCGCTTTCCATTTCTACCGCCGCCGTCACCTCATCGATGACACGCCCACTTCGAAGACCCAGGGCGTCTTCATCGGCCTTTCCGAACTCAAGGGTACCGCCGAAAGCGAGACCCCCCTCGAAAGCTACCTCGCTGCCGCCCGCTGCGTCTGGTACAGCTACAGGGTTGAGGAGCACTATGTCCGAACCTCTGTTGATGCCAAAGGCCGTCCGACGACCCACAGCGGTTGGGAGAGCGTCGAAAAAGGCTCGAAAAGCGTTCCCGTGTTCCTCAAAGATGACACCGGCGTTATCCGCGTGTTGCCGGGTGGGGCGGAAGTACACGGCCAGGAGGTATTCAAGAAAGAGGTCAAGCGCGACGATCCGCTTTACTACGGCAAAGGCCCCGACCGTTCGATTTCCGGCTCGACCCACCGGCGGCGCTTTATCGAGGAGGCGATACCGCTTCATACCGGCATTTACGTCATCGGCCAGGCGCGCGTCCGCACTGATGCCGTTGCCGCCGAAATCGCCGCCAGCAAGGGCTCCTTATTCATCGTCTCCGTGCATCCCGAGAAACAGCACAGCGACATCTTCCGAGTATGGTACTGGCTGTGGCTCGGCATAGGGTTGGTTGCGGCGATGGTTGGGGCGGGAGTCTATTTCAGCCAAACCGCAGTTTTTGCCAGTATAGTCGTTCCAGTCGTTTTTGCGGCGTTCATTTATGGCCTGGCTGCATTTATCGGCTGGGTCTGGACTGCCTACAATAGCCTGGTCAACCTCCGGGCGAGAGTGCGCCAGGGTTTCTCCCAGATAGATGTCGAACTCAAACGCCGCGCCGATCTCATTCCCAACCTGGTGGCCGCCGTCGAGGGCTACCGAGCCCACGAAAGCGGACTTCAGCAATTGGCCGCCGAGCTGCGAAACCAACAGACCCTCACCATGGATACCCGGGACGGAGAACTTAAAGGCCTCGCCGCCAGGTTGTCGATCGTTGCTGAAAAATATCCGGATCTCAAGGCCAGCCAGTCATTCCTGGCGTTGCAGACGTCTCTCTCCGAGACCGAACAAAGGCTCGCGCTCGCCCGGGACTATTACAATTCGATCGCCACCTTTTACCGGACTCGCCTCGAGATTTTCCCGGACGGGGTTCTGGGGAGATTGCTCGGTTTCAAACCGATGGCTTTGCTGGAAGCCGCCACCTTTGAAAGGGCTCCGGTTGAGGTGAATCTGGCAGAGTGA
- a CDS encoding NfeD family protein, with amino-acid sequence MKRINPRIIIAIIASFLDELLLVVAVVWILPKFGISVPVWLVVLLAVLFLFSGAWAFVVVKRKPSLGFENQVGIKGIAGTIIGRKKGLVRIGRQNWSAQTGGPEIRPGCKVVVVSQNALILTVALDESDEPV; translated from the coding sequence GTGAAACGGATAAATCCCAGGATCATCATCGCCATAATCGCGTCTTTCCTCGATGAACTGCTACTGGTCGTTGCGGTGGTGTGGATTCTGCCGAAATTCGGGATATCGGTGCCTGTCTGGCTCGTGGTCTTGCTCGCGGTCCTTTTTTTATTCTCCGGAGCCTGGGCTTTCGTGGTGGTGAAGCGAAAACCCAGCCTGGGTTTCGAGAATCAGGTTGGGATTAAAGGGATTGCTGGAACCATTATCGGCAGGAAAAAAGGGCTGGTTAGGATCGGTCGGCAGAATTGGTCGGCACAAACGGGAGGACCTGAAATTCGGCCGGGATGCAAAGTTGTGGTCGTATCGCAGAACGCCCTTATTTTGACCGTTGCGCTGGATGAATCTGACGAACCGGTGTAG
- a CDS encoding FAD-binding oxidoreductase — MKQEFTMFSLIHIGFQRQSEYYNIIEYQGVDEVMLQDFARAIKGRVILPNNQDYDTARKLFYGGFDRKPKAIVRVKDASDVQKTIAFTKENNYELAVRSGGHSVAGYSVIDDSIVIDFTDMRQLEIDTELKTAWAEPGLTSGEVTNELDKHNLVLGFGDTGSVGSGGITLGGGVGYLVRKFGLTIDNLLAAEIVTADGKILRIDKDNHPDLFWAIRGGGGNFGVVTKFKYQLHDLAECYGGMMFLPATAEVIAGFVDIAQKAPDELSTIINIMPTPPMPGIDKDQIGKLSVIALMVYAGDPKEGERVIAPVRALAKPIVDMVKPMRYKEIYFPEDESYHPKAVGLNLHLNTIDFNLAKIIAHLNSIDAPMRALQLRVLGGAMSRVPIDETAYANRKAPIMANIAAFYGTEDERKARQQWAESFAKLLDQGNPAVYVNFLGLNEKDRIRDAYPGKTWERLVEVKKRYDPANFFHNNANISPTPVRQIHPAQRSK; from the coding sequence ATGAAACAAGAATTCACAATGTTTTCACTCATCCATATAGGGTTTCAACGCCAGAGCGAGTACTATAACATTATCGAATATCAAGGGGTGGACGAAGTGATGCTGCAAGATTTTGCCAGAGCTATCAAAGGAAGAGTAATTCTCCCGAATAACCAGGACTATGATACAGCCCGGAAACTTTTCTACGGCGGATTCGACAGGAAGCCGAAAGCGATTGTTCGAGTCAAGGATGCATCAGATGTTCAGAAAACCATCGCTTTTACCAAAGAAAACAATTATGAGTTGGCAGTCCGTAGCGGCGGACATAGCGTTGCCGGTTATAGTGTTATCGACGATAGCATCGTGATTGACTTTACCGACATGCGGCAACTCGAAATCGATACTGAATTGAAAACAGCATGGGCGGAGCCCGGACTCACCTCAGGTGAGGTCACAAATGAACTTGATAAACATAACCTTGTACTTGGATTCGGTGACACCGGCTCAGTAGGCTCGGGCGGAATTACTCTGGGCGGAGGTGTTGGATATCTTGTTCGAAAATTTGGACTGACAATCGATAACCTATTAGCCGCAGAGATAGTGACTGCTGATGGGAAGATTTTACGAATAGATAAAGACAATCATCCTGATCTTTTTTGGGCGATTCGCGGCGGTGGCGGCAACTTTGGCGTTGTCACGAAATTCAAGTACCAACTTCATGATCTTGCCGAATGTTATGGTGGAATGATGTTTTTACCCGCAACCGCCGAGGTGATTGCGGGTTTTGTGGATATTGCCCAAAAAGCCCCTGACGAATTGTCGACGATCATCAACATTATGCCGACTCCTCCGATGCCCGGTATTGATAAAGACCAGATCGGTAAACTCTCGGTAATAGCGCTGATGGTCTACGCGGGAGACCCAAAAGAAGGTGAAAGAGTGATCGCTCCTGTTCGCGCGCTCGCTAAACCTATTGTGGATATGGTCAAACCGATGCGGTATAAGGAAATCTATTTCCCGGAAGATGAGAGCTACCACCCGAAAGCCGTTGGGTTAAACCTGCACTTGAACACGATCGACTTTAACTTAGCAAAAATCATCGCTCATCTCAATTCGATTGACGCGCCGATGCGGGCGCTTCAACTAAGAGTTCTCGGTGGTGCGATGAGCCGGGTTCCGATTGACGAAACTGCCTATGCCAACCGGAAAGCTCCTATCATGGCCAATATCGCGGCTTTTTATGGAACCGAGGATGAACGAAAAGCGCGCCAACAATGGGCGGAGTCATTCGCAAAGTTGCTCGACCAGGGAAATCCCGCGGTGTACGTCAATTTTCTTGGGCTTAATGAGAAAGACAGGATAAGAGACGCCTATCCCGGTAAGACCTGGGAACGGTTGGTGGAAGTCAAAAAGCGTTATGACCCTGCGAATTTCTTCCACAATAACGCGAATATTTCACCTACACCGGTTCGTCAGATTCATCCAGCGCAACGGTCAAAATAA
- a CDS encoding SRPBCC family protein: MDNLKYHFVTKWHFDAPPDRVWSLIRDGETMPQWWPGVKRFEIIGHDKSLKIGQRINAAVQGLVGELAFTLEITEIENGKRLKMKVTGDLEGEGIWTLEEEGDGCRTIYQWDVSTSGWLMNALGIVFKPVLMWNHNRVMVKGYEAIKTKLILN, from the coding sequence ATGGACAATTTGAAATACCATTTCGTGACAAAGTGGCACTTTGATGCTCCACCCGATCGCGTTTGGTCACTGATCCGGGATGGTGAAACGATGCCCCAATGGTGGCCGGGGGTGAAGCGTTTTGAAATTATTGGTCATGACAAATCGCTCAAAATCGGTCAACGTATTAACGCCGCCGTCCAGGGATTAGTCGGTGAGCTCGCTTTTACCCTGGAAATCACCGAAATCGAGAACGGGAAGCGGCTGAAAATGAAAGTAACCGGCGACCTTGAGGGTGAGGGAATCTGGACTCTCGAGGAGGAGGGCGATGGCTGCCGAACCATTTACCAATGGGATGTATCAACATCCGGTTGGTTGATGAACGCACTCGGTATAGTTTTCAAACCAGTGTTGATGTGGAATCACAACCGCGTGATGGTAAAAGGTTACGAGGCAATCAAAACAAAACTGATTTTGAACTGA
- a CDS encoding DUF998 domain-containing protein produces MAQQSNDVLVRCYLTLRKAVGIIGISLPFVLVIGKWIFESPGIQNSISSYYYTGMRNIFVGSLCAIGVFLFSYRGYKGDGPAGILACIFSIGVALFPATPEMQPSDLAKTVGTFHLIFAACMFLMLAYFSLFLFTKTDPTQTPTPRKLERNIVYRVCGWVILGCILVMFLGGILPKNDAINALHPTFWLESIAIVAFGVSWLVKGEAILGDLPQG; encoded by the coding sequence ATGGCCCAGCAGTCCAACGACGTTTTAGTCCGCTGCTACCTGACCTTACGCAAGGCGGTAGGCATAATCGGCATCTCGCTGCCTTTCGTCCTTGTGATCGGCAAATGGATATTCGAAAGCCCCGGCATTCAAAATTCCATCAGTTCCTATTACTACACCGGCATGCGAAACATATTCGTCGGAAGTCTGTGCGCGATCGGCGTTTTTCTTTTTTCATACCGAGGGTACAAGGGCGACGGTCCGGCTGGCATCCTTGCATGCATATTTTCGATCGGAGTGGCTTTGTTTCCGGCGACACCGGAGATGCAACCATCAGACCTGGCAAAGACAGTAGGCACTTTTCACCTGATCTTTGCGGCCTGCATGTTCCTGATGTTGGCCTATTTTTCGTTGTTTCTCTTTACAAAAACAGATCCCACCCAAACTCCAACTCCCCGCAAGCTAGAGCGTAATATCGTGTATCGGGTCTGCGGCTGGGTTATCCTGGGGTGCATACTCGTCATGTTCCTCGGGGGAATACTGCCAAAGAATGATGCGATCAACGCGTTGCATCCGACTTTCTGGCTGGAATCGATCGCCATCGTAGCCTTCGGCGTGTCATGGCTGGTCAAAGGCGAGGCGATACTGGGGGATTTGCCACAAGGCTGA